Proteins encoded by one window of Cloeon dipterum chromosome 4, ieCloDipt1.1, whole genome shotgun sequence:
- the LOC135943842 gene encoding putative ankyrin repeat protein RF_0381, with product MQMRLEDKLAFIQAHKGLLPALHFAVMVGCWKVFQLLLKGEVDIRAKCGLLGATALHYAATNVERGGKIVRSLLLHGLKANEPDAQGRFPLEYALEARNFPVARILVEQCNPFPTLLDLFISSNHLRFAKMVVAEEAPTAASVQLAARFADLQLCQWLVEEIKPLDDSWRGTILHSAVRNMKHAKDLIPFFARHQPNVDQTDSDLTPLRIALAIQNIGALEVLVRLGANFKAKVEMEDISFNLLQLCAVNNLLESLKFVFRTDSEQVEEAEIHQENILSLAVIYSDVKLCEWLVEQGIDFKVKSKKGSLLHYAALNHRFGEEVTRFLASRMSLEVNFTNYDGETALHVAIENGNVSVVKVLIENGADLTVKLEGNNYLHCCVIHDTIDCAKLLHERNFDLITEKQVEEKRPLETPSGPENQKIPLLEFPAMASLEEKEEFVLNNRAETPMLLFASKVGDLEICRYFVEERAHDVGTVDEKGSNVFHYAARNAAHGLALLEYFASLGADVKRKNAAKEGAEIIAVKEGNFDFAIALFNKRAEDTSFLEYCIGNNAIGLDILKCLYEKKASEVYLNEKFDSIYLMARAAAFRDLDTMKWVIQICDVRKEMLGEALAGYKDVKVESISRFLELVGKKMDKILIYPLHFASEHSRPDVCEWMVRHQGFRVSAVDKDSLCTVLHYSVLNKSHALANIKFFAPKMSAIDVNRKDTLGKTALHFALRNARLDVAEELIKYGADLDVDFKGCNLLLYCVGTNELSSAKFVYEKKKSLVNGPGPDGKTALRIATKFENKPMIQWLREITTSPLNPT from the exons ATGCAGATGCGACTAGAAGATAAGTTGGCCTTCATCCAGGCGCACAAAGGCCTTCTTCCTGCCCTCCACTTTGCCGTGATGGTTGGTTGTTGGAAGGTTTTCCAGCTGCTCTTGAAAGGTGAAGTCGACATCAGGGCAAAGTGCGGCTTGTTGGGTGCAACTGCTCTTCACTACGCAGCCACAAACGTTGAACGCGGAGGGAAAATCGTCCGCTCGCTCCTTTTGCATGGCTTGAAAGCCAACGAGCCGGACGCTCAGGGTAGATTTCCTCTCGAGTACGCGCTTGAGGCGAGGAACTTTCCCGTGGCTAGGATTCTCGTCGAGCAGTGCAACCCTTTTCCGACCTTGCTCGACCTTTTCATTTCCAGCAACCACCTGAGGTTTGCCAAGATGGTGGTGGCGGAGGAAGCTCCAACAGCAGCATCCGTGCAGTTGGCAGCGCGATTCGCAGATCTGCAACTGTGCCAATGGTTGGTGGAGGAAATCAAACCGCTGGACGACAGCTGGAGAGGAACCATCCTGCACTCTGCCGTCCGCAACATGAAGCACGCCAAAGACCTGATCCCTTTCTTCGCCAGGCACCAGCCAAATGTTGACCAAACTGACAGTGACTTGACCCCCTTGAGAATCGCCCTGGCCATTCAGAACATCGGGGCTTTGGAGGTGCTGGTGAGGCTTGGCGCCAACTTCAAAGCAAAAGTAGAAATGGAAGATATCAGTTTCAATTTGCTGCAGCTCTGTGCGGTCAACAACTTGCTGGAAAGCCTCAAGTTCGTTTTTCGGACTGACAGCGAGCAGGTGGAAGAAGCCGAAATTCACCAGGAGAACATTCTTTCCCTAGCAGTAATCTACTCAGACGTTAAACTGTGCGAGTGGCTGGTGGAGCAGGGCATTGACTTCAAGGTCAAGAGCAAGAAAGGCTCACTCCTGCATTACGCAGCGTTGAACCATCGGTTTGGTGAGGAAGTGACACGGTTTCTCGCCTCAAGAATGTCACTAGAAGTTAACTTTACAAACTACGATGGAGAGACGGCTCTCCACGTAGCAATAGAGAACGGTAACGTTTCGGTTGTGAAAGTGTTGATTGAGAATGGCGCAGACTTAACAGTGAAATTGGAGGGAAACAATTACCTCCATTGCTGCGTGATACACGACACAATCGATTGCGCGAAACTTTTGCACGAAAGAAACTTTGATCTGATCACCGAGAAGCAGGTGGAAG AAAAACGACCTCTTGAGACACCCTCTGGTCCAGAGAATCAAAAAATTCCTCTACTGGAATTCCCCGCGATGGCATCTTTGGAAGAAAAAGAGGAATTCGTCCTGAATAACAGAGCTGAAACTCCGATGCTGCTTTTCGCCTCAAAAGTGGGCGATTTGGAAATTTGCCGCTATTTCGTGGAAGAAAGGGCCCACGACGTCGGCACCGTGGACGAAAAAGGCTCCAACGTCTTCCACTACGCCGCCAGGAACGCCGCGCACGGCTTGGCACTGCTCGAATATTTCGCGAGCCTCGGAGCagacgtcaaaagaaaaaatgccgCCAAGGAGGGAGCGGAAATCATTGCCGTCAAAGAGGGAAACTTCGACTTCGCCATCGCACTGTTCAACAAAAGAGCAGAGGATACGAGCTTTCTGGAATACTGCATCGGCAATAATGCGATCGGACTGGACATATTGAAGTGTTTATACGAGAAAAAAGCGTCCGAGGTCTAcctgaatgaaaaattcgacTCGATTTATTTGATGGCCCGGGCGGCAGCGTTCAGAGACTTGGACACCATGAAGTGGGTCATCCAGATCTGCGATGTGAGAAAAGAAATGCTCGGCGAGGCTCTCGCGGG ctaTAAAGACGTCAAGGTCGAGAGCATTAGTCGTTTCCTCGAGCTGGTCGGGAAGAAGATGGATAAAATCCTCATCTATCCCCTCCACTTTGCTTCTGAGCATTCGAGGCCTGATGTGTGTGAATGGATGGTCAGACATCAGGGTTTCAGGGTCAGTGCTGTTGATAAAGACTCGTTGTGCACGGTTCTCCACTAttctgttttgaataaatcgcACGCATTAGCGAACATTAAGTTCTTTGCCCCGAAAATGTCCGCGATTGACGTGAATCGAAAGGATACGCTAGGCAAAACGGCGCTTCACTTTGCCCTTCGCAATGCAAGACTGGATGTTGCCGAGGAACTGATCAAATATGGCGCCGATTTAGACGTCGATTTTAAAGGATGCAATCTGCTGCTTTATTGCGTGGGCACCAACGAGCTCTCCAGCGCAAAGTTTGTGTacgaaaagaagaaaagcCTGGTCAATGGACCAGGACCGGATGGAAAGACCGCTTTGCGCATCGCCACAAAGTTTGAAAACAAGCCCATGATCCAGTGGCTAAGGGAAATCACCACCAGCCCCCTTAATCCGACATAA